In one Mustela lutreola isolate mMusLut2 chromosome 8, mMusLut2.pri, whole genome shotgun sequence genomic region, the following are encoded:
- the LOC131839708 gene encoding LOW QUALITY PROTEIN: ankyrin repeat domain-containing protein 26-like (The sequence of the model RefSeq protein was modified relative to this genomic sequence to represent the inferred CDS: inserted 1 base in 1 codon; deleted 1 base in 1 codon; substituted 2 bases at 2 genomic stop codons), producing MNILLFTLFADLQEKERTTSPEMLYEKTEEQLTRKEKKYNKEVEMKQELEHNLRTLDMELRTAKKXFQSAVEELNDTKKQLCQEQDARILQDGILNNHLCKQKEVEMDNKRSSGISNSHENEKYLLYKKYMLKDQIAMLRLEIDTINNQNQEKERKYCEDMDILKEKHVHLQKTLKLNEERLTKTILQHSGQMXALTIENTVLKSNLENEKQNKERLDEKVESYHARLAAAIQDYDQSLVSKRDLELAFQGGKGKWFCVQDKLNFDVSNLKEDDELLSHNLSEAESKFNTLETELHCTRDALREKTLVLERVQRDRSQTQCQKKEIEHAYQSAQDKASKYIEKQESLKERLSQLQSENMLLQQQLDDAHNKASSKEKVVINIQEQFQDIIKKKNLQAEHQKQALVIEASKKEQEELINEHNLLKERIYEYXKEKVEREVAVRQLQEEMADTLKTQSMSEVSLEVTSRCGMNLEDEVQDLKKTLAQIRNQVCMKCNMSS from the exons atgaatattttatt ATTTACTTTATTTGCAgatttacaagaaaaagaaagaacaacaagtcCTGAAATGTTATATGAAAAGACTGAGGAGCAACTaacaagaaaaga AAAGAAGTATAATAAAGAAGTTGAAATGAAACAAGAACTTGAACATAATCTTAGAACACTAGATATGGAATTGAGGACTGCAAAAAAATGATTTCAATCA GCTGTGGAAGAATTGAATGATACTAAGAAACAACTTTGTCAAGAACAGGATGCCAGGATATTACAAGATGGAATTCTAAACAATCACCTCTGCAAACAAAAGGAGGTAGAAATGGATAACAAAAGGAGTTCTGGG ATTTCTAAtagtcatgaaaatgaaaaatatctgttgtat aaaaaatacatgttgaaGGATCAAATCGCTATGCTAAGACTGGAAATAGACACAATAAATAACCAGaaccaggagaaagaaaggaaatactgtGAAGACatggacattttaaaagaaaagcatgtCCATCTTCAAAAGACCTTAAAACTGAATGAGGAAAGATTAACAAAAACAATACTCCAACACAGTGGACAAA AAGCTCTGACCATTGAGAACACAGTGCTAAAGTCTAACCTGgagaatgaaaagcaaaacaaagaaagactGGACGAAAAAGTTGAATCATACCATGCTAGACTAGCTGCTGCTATACAGGATTATGACCAAAGTCTGGTGTCAAAAAGAGACCTAGAACTTGCTTTCCAGGGAGGAAAAGGCAAATGGTTTTGTGTACAGGACAAACTGAATTTTGATGTGTCTAACCTAAAAGAAGATGATGAACTTCTTTCTCATAACCTTTCTGAAGCTGAAAGTAAATTTAATACTCTGGAAACTGAGCTCCATTGCACAAGAGATGCTCTCAGAGAAAAGACTTTGGTTTTAGAACGTGTACAAAGAGACCGAAGTCAAACACAGtgtcagaaaaaggaaattgaacATGCTTATCAAAGTGCACAAGATAAAGCAAGTAAATACATTGAGAAGCAGGAATCCTTAAAGGAGAGATTATCTCAACTACAAAGTGAAAATATGTTGCTTCAACAGCAACTAGATGATGCTCACAACAAAGCTTCCAGTAAAGAAAAGGTAGTAATTAATATCCAAGAACAGTTTCaagatattataaaaaaaaaaaaccttcaagcTGAACATCAAAAGCAAGCTCTTGTAAtagaagcaagcaagaaagagcaagaagagTTAATCAATgaacataatcttttaaaagaaagaatttatgaGTATTAAAAGGAGAAAGTAGAAAGAGAA GTAGCTGTGAGACAACTTCAAGAAGAAATGGCCGATACCCTAAAAACACAATCTATGTCAGAGGTTTCACTGGAGGTGACATCACGTTGTGGTATGAATTTAGAAGATGAGGTACAGGACTTAAAGAAAACACTGGCTCAGATTAGGAATCAGGTATGTATGAAATGTAACATGTCAAGTTAA